From one Bacteroides intestinalis DSM 17393 genomic stretch:
- the yidC gene encoding membrane protein insertase YidC, producing MDKNTITGLVLIAILLVGFSFLSRPSKEQLEAQQRYYDSIALVQQREEALKAKADAALANEKDVETVDSTSLFFNALQGTDSLITIQNDVAELTLSTKGGSIFSAVLKEYMEQDKKTPVTLFTGNDVSMNFLFYNKKETIQTKDYYFTTVNRTDSTVTMRLSADSASYIDFKYALHPNTYLVDFSIEAKGMTDKLAASNNYVDIEWAQRARQIEKGYVYENRLSELTYKFMGDGTDYLSANKDDEKEVPERLDWIAFKNQFFSSVFIADTDFEKTKLVSKMEREGSGYIKDYSAEMSTSFDPTGKQPTQMFFYFGPNHYKTLTALDKGRSEKWELNRLVYLGWPLIRWINKWFTINIFDWLSGWGLSMGIVLLLMTLIVKAVVFPATWKTYISSAKMRVLKPKIDEINKKYPKQEDAMKKQQEMMGMYSQYGVSPMGGCLPMLVQFPVLIALFMFVPSAIELRQQSFLWADDLSTYDAFINFPFNIPFLGSHLSLFCLLMTLVNILNSKFMMQQQDTGANPQMAAMKWMTYLMPIMMLFILNSYPSGLNYYYFISTLISVVTTLILRKTTNEEKLLAQLEARKKDPKKAKKTGFAARLEAMQKQQEQLLKERQNKK from the coding sequence ATGGATAAAAACACCATTACAGGTCTTGTTTTAATAGCAATTTTGTTAGTCGGCTTCAGTTTTCTGAGTCGCCCCAGCAAAGAGCAATTGGAAGCACAGCAGCGTTATTATGATTCCATTGCGCTGGTACAGCAACGTGAAGAAGCACTGAAAGCCAAAGCGGATGCAGCATTGGCAAATGAAAAAGATGTGGAAACAGTGGATTCTACTTCACTCTTCTTCAATGCTCTCCAAGGAACAGATTCGCTGATTACTATTCAGAACGACGTGGCTGAGTTGACCCTCAGCACCAAAGGCGGTTCCATATTCTCCGCTGTATTGAAAGAGTATATGGAGCAAGACAAGAAGACTCCTGTAACCTTATTCACCGGAAACGATGTTTCCATGAATTTCCTTTTCTATAATAAAAAGGAAACAATACAGACTAAGGATTATTACTTCACCACTGTGAACCGTACGGACAGCACCGTAACAATGCGTTTGTCAGCTGACAGTGCAAGTTATATAGACTTCAAGTATGCATTGCATCCCAACACTTACCTAGTGGACTTCAGCATCGAAGCTAAAGGTATGACAGACAAGTTGGCAGCAAGTAATAACTATGTAGACATCGAATGGGCACAACGCGCCCGTCAGATTGAAAAGGGTTATGTATACGAGAACCGTCTGTCTGAACTGACTTACAAGTTCATGGGTGATGGCACAGATTATTTATCAGCCAATAAAGATGATGAAAAAGAAGTGCCGGAACGTCTGGACTGGATTGCTTTCAAGAATCAGTTCTTCTCTTCAGTATTTATTGCAGACACTGACTTTGAAAAAACGAAGTTAGTATCTAAAATGGAGAGAGAAGGCAGCGGATACATCAAGGACTACTCTGCTGAAATGAGTACGAGCTTTGACCCGACAGGCAAACAGCCTACACAGATGTTCTTTTATTTCGGTCCGAACCATTACAAGACACTGACCGCACTGGATAAGGGACGCTCGGAAAAGTGGGAACTGAACCGTCTGGTTTATTTAGGTTGGCCGTTGATCCGCTGGATTAACAAATGGTTTACCATTAATATCTTTGACTGGTTGTCCGGTTGGGGTCTGAGCATGGGTATCGTATTGTTACTGATGACATTAATTGTAAAAGCAGTCGTATTCCCCGCTACCTGGAAAACATATATTTCTTCTGCCAAGATGCGTGTGTTGAAACCGAAAATAGACGAGATCAACAAGAAGTATCCCAAGCAGGAAGATGCAATGAAGAAACAGCAGGAAATGATGGGAATGTACAGCCAGTATGGTGTGAGTCCGATGGGTGGTTGTTTACCAATGTTGGTGCAATTCCCCGTTCTGATTGCGCTGTTCATGTTCGTGCCGAGTGCTATCGAATTGCGTCAACAGAGCTTCTTATGGGCTGATGACCTTTCAACGTATGATGCTTTCATCAACTTCCCGTTCAATATCCCGTTTCTGGGCAGTCACCTCAGTTTGTTCTGCTTACTGATGACCCTTGTGAATATTCTGAACTCCAAGTTTATGATGCAGCAACAAGATACCGGAGCAAACCCGCAGATGGCAGCGATGAAGTGGATGACCTATCTCATGCCGATTATGATGTTGTTTATCTTGAACAGCTATCCTTCAGGTTTGAACTATTACTACTTCATATCGACATTGATTAGTGTAGTGACTACTCTCATTCTGCGCAAAACAACGAATGAAGAGAAGCTTCTTGCCCAATTGGAAGCCCGAAAGAAAGATCCGAAGAAAGCTAAGAAAACCGGCTTTGCCGCCCGCCTGGAGGCAATGCAGAAACAACAGGAACAGTTGTTGAAAGAGAGACAGAATAAAAAGTAA
- a CDS encoding MATE family efflux transporter, whose protein sequence is MKTKYTNKQIWMIAYPILISLLMEQMIGMTDTAFLGRVGEVELGASAIAGVFYMVIFMVAFGFSIGAQILIARRNGEQQYKEIGNLFYQGIYFQIGLAAVMFILSYCFSPLILKRIVASDHIYEAATSYLNWRVFGAFFSFSGVMFRAFFLGTTQTKTLTLNSVVMVLSNVVFNYILIFGKFGFPALGIAGAAIGSSLAELVSLVFFILYTRSRIDCKKYGLDRIPKFCMEVLKRMLNVSFWTMIQNFFSLSTWFLFFLYVEHLGERSLAVTNIIRNVSGILFMVLMAFASTCGSLVSNLIGAGEKDCVAGTIRQHIRLGYMFVLPLALLFSLFPKLILGIYTDMPDLQDAAVHSLWVMCSTYLFLVPANVYFQAVSGTGNTRTALVMELITLVIYVAYISYIILYLRLDVALCWTSEMVYSTFILILCWNYIKRGRWQEKRI, encoded by the coding sequence ATGAAAACTAAATACACCAACAAACAGATTTGGATGATAGCCTATCCGATCCTCATCAGCCTGCTGATGGAGCAAATGATAGGTATGACGGATACAGCTTTCCTGGGACGGGTAGGCGAAGTAGAACTGGGAGCATCAGCCATTGCAGGTGTCTTCTATATGGTAATATTCATGGTTGCTTTCGGTTTTAGTATCGGAGCACAGATACTTATCGCACGACGCAATGGAGAACAGCAATACAAGGAAATCGGAAACCTATTCTATCAGGGCATATACTTCCAGATAGGATTAGCTGCAGTTATGTTCATCCTTTCCTACTGCTTTTCTCCCTTGATTCTGAAACGTATCGTAGCATCGGATCATATCTACGAAGCAGCCACCAGTTATTTGAATTGGCGCGTATTCGGAGCTTTTTTCTCATTCAGTGGAGTCATGTTCCGCGCCTTTTTCCTAGGTACAACGCAGACCAAGACGCTGACGCTGAACTCTGTAGTAATGGTATTGAGCAACGTAGTATTCAACTATATACTAATCTTCGGTAAATTCGGTTTTCCGGCCCTCGGTATTGCCGGTGCTGCTATCGGTTCGTCACTTGCCGAACTGGTTTCGCTGGTATTCTTCATCCTCTATACCCGTTCTCGCATTGACTGCAAGAAGTATGGACTGGATCGTATTCCAAAGTTCTGCATGGAAGTATTGAAGCGTATGCTGAACGTCTCTTTCTGGACAATGATACAGAATTTTTTCTCATTATCCACCTGGTTCCTGTTCTTCCTCTACGTGGAGCATCTGGGCGAACGCTCACTGGCTGTTACGAATATCATCCGTAATGTATCCGGCATATTGTTCATGGTACTCATGGCATTTGCTTCTACATGCGGTTCACTGGTCAGCAACCTGATTGGTGCGGGTGAGAAAGATTGCGTGGCGGGAACCATCCGACAACACATACGCCTCGGCTACATGTTTGTATTGCCGCTGGCACTGTTGTTCTCTCTATTCCCTAAGTTGATACTGGGCATTTACACAGATATGCCGGATTTGCAGGATGCGGCAGTCCATTCACTCTGGGTGATGTGTTCCACATATCTGTTCCTTGTGCCTGCCAACGTTTATTTCCAGGCAGTATCGGGAACCGGAAACACACGCACGGCACTGGTAATGGAGTTGATAACTCTGGTCATCTACGTAGCCTATATCAGCTACATCATCCTCTATTTGAGATTGGATGTAGCTCTTTGCTGGACATCTGAAATGGTTTATTCCACATTTATTTTAATACTCTGCTGGAATTACATTAAACGCGGACGATGGCAAGAAAAACGCATATAA
- a CDS encoding S9 family peptidase, with amino-acid sequence MKQVNLLLMSAAMTLAACGGTKDAGQAGAPLIERSDIQIEGKRMTPEALWAMGRISGVAVSPDEKQIAYTVAYYSVPENKSNREVFVMNTDGTGNQQITRTPWQENEVNWIKGGTKLAFLSNEGGSSQLWEMNPDGSGRKQLTQYDGDIEGYSFSPDGKKLLFIAQVKTKQSTADKYPDLPKATGIIVTDLMYKHWDEWVIGAPHPFVADFDGNSISNIKDILEGEPYESPMRPWGGIEQLAWSPAGDKVAYTCRKKTGLAYAISTNSDIYIYDLATKKTDNITEENKGYDTNPQYSPDGKYIAWQSMERDGYEADLNRLFIMNLETGEKRFVSKEFESNVDGFLWNKDSKSIYFIGVWHGETQIYNVDLAANDKVTQLTDGMYDYASLAFAGDKVIALRHSMSMGDEIYAVSATRNGDAFAEVKQLTFENKQIYDQLEMGKVEARWMKTTDGKQMLTWVIYPPQFNPNKKYPTLLFCEGGPQSPVSQFWSYRWNFQIMAANDYIIVAPNRRGLPGFGVEWNEAISGDYGGQCMKDYFTAIDEMAKEPFVDKDRLGCVGASFGGFSVYWLAGHHDKRFKAFIAHDGIFNMEMQYLETEEKWFANWDMGGAYWEKQNPVAQRTFANSPHQFVDKWDTPILCIHGEKDYRILANQAMAAFDAAVMRDVPAELLIYPDENHWVLKPQNGILWQRTFFEWLDKWLK; translated from the coding sequence ATGAAACAAGTAAACTTATTGCTTATGTCAGCAGCTATGACATTGGCTGCCTGCGGCGGGACAAAAGACGCAGGGCAAGCCGGAGCACCGCTCATCGAGCGGTCGGACATCCAGATTGAAGGCAAGCGCATGACTCCCGAAGCTCTCTGGGCCATGGGCCGTATCAGCGGCGTAGCCGTATCTCCCGATGAAAAGCAGATTGCTTACACGGTAGCTTACTACAGTGTGCCGGAGAACAAGAGTAACCGTGAAGTCTTTGTAATGAACACAGATGGAACAGGTAACCAACAAATCACCCGTACCCCTTGGCAGGAGAACGAAGTGAACTGGATTAAAGGCGGCACTAAACTGGCGTTCCTTTCCAATGAAGGTGGCAGCAGCCAGTTGTGGGAAATGAATCCGGACGGTAGCGGACGCAAGCAGTTGACGCAATATGATGGTGACATCGAAGGTTATTCTTTCTCCCCCGACGGTAAGAAGTTACTTTTCATTGCACAAGTGAAAACCAAACAAAGTACCGCGGATAAATATCCCGATCTGCCTAAAGCAACCGGTATCATCGTTACCGACCTGATGTACAAACACTGGGATGAATGGGTAATCGGTGCTCCACATCCTTTTGTAGCCGATTTTGATGGAAACAGCATCAGTAATATAAAAGATATACTGGAAGGAGAACCTTATGAAAGCCCGATGAGACCTTGGGGTGGCATTGAGCAACTGGCATGGAGTCCTGCCGGAGACAAGGTGGCATATACTTGCCGTAAAAAGACCGGTCTGGCTTATGCTATCTCCACCAACTCGGATATTTACATCTATGATCTTGCAACTAAGAAGACAGACAATATCACCGAAGAAAACAAAGGTTACGACACGAATCCTCAATACTCTCCCGATGGTAAATACATTGCCTGGCAGAGCATGGAACGTGACGGTTATGAAGCAGACTTAAACCGCCTCTTCATTATGAATCTGGAAACAGGTGAGAAACGTTTCGTCAGCAAAGAATTTGAATCGAATGTAGATGGTTTCTTATGGAATAAGGACTCAAAGAGCATTTATTTCATTGGTGTCTGGCATGGTGAAACGCAGATTTATAATGTAGACCTTGCTGCCAATGATAAGGTTACACAGTTGACAGACGGCATGTATGACTATGCTTCCCTTGCCTTTGCAGGAGATAAAGTAATCGCTTTACGCCATTCTATGAGCATGGGCGATGAAATCTATGCCGTATCTGCTACCCGCAACGGTGATGCTTTTGCCGAGGTAAAGCAACTGACCTTCGAAAACAAGCAGATTTACGACCAATTGGAAATGGGTAAAGTTGAAGCTCGCTGGATGAAGACTACAGACGGCAAACAGATGCTGACATGGGTAATCTATCCGCCACAGTTTAACCCGAATAAGAAATACCCTACCCTCCTATTCTGTGAAGGTGGTCCGCAAAGCCCCGTAAGTCAGTTCTGGAGCTATCGTTGGAACTTCCAGATTATGGCTGCCAACGATTATATCATCGTAGCTCCCAACCGCCGCGGTCTTCCGGGCTTCGGAGTAGAATGGAATGAGGCTATCAGTGGTGATTACGGTGGGCAGTGTATGAAGGATTATTTCACAGCTATCGACGAGATGGCTAAAGAACCGTTTGTAGACAAAGACCGTCTCGGTTGTGTAGGCGCCAGCTTCGGCGGCTTCTCCGTTTACTGGCTTGCCGGACATCATGACAAGCGCTTCAAAGCATTCATCGCACATGATGGCATCTTCAATATGGAAATGCAATATCTGGAAACTGAAGAAAAATGGTTTGCCAACTGGGATATGGGCGGCGCATACTGGGAAAAACAGAATCCGGTGGCTCAACGTACATTCGCCAACTCTCCACACCAGTTTGTAGACAAATGGGATACGCCTATCCTTTGTATTCATGGCGAAAAGGACTACCGCATTCTTGCCAACCAGGCAATGGCTGCTTTTGATGCCGCCGTAATGCGTGATGTTCCTGCCGAACTGCTGATCTATCCGGATGAAAATCACTGGGTATTGAAACCTCAGAATGGTATCCTCTGGCAGCGCACATTCTTCGAATGGCTGGACAAATGGTTGAAATAA
- the lipB gene encoding lipoyl(octanoyl) transferase LipB — MKLNVIDWNIIPYADAWTRQTEWFDALVRAKQAGEEYENHIILCEHPHVYTLGRSGKEGNMLLSEEQLQKIGAMLYHIDRGGDITYHGPGQLVCYPILNLEEFSLGLKEYVHLLEEAVIRVCASYGITAGRLEKATGVWLEGDTPRARKICAIGVRSSHFVTMHGLALNVNTDLRYFSYIHPCGFIDKGVTSLQQELKREVPMEEVKQRLCLDLQGLIQR; from the coding sequence ATGAAACTGAATGTCATTGATTGGAATATCATCCCGTATGCTGATGCATGGACCCGGCAGACGGAGTGGTTTGATGCTCTTGTTCGCGCCAAGCAGGCGGGGGAGGAGTATGAAAATCACATTATTTTGTGTGAACATCCGCATGTTTATACTTTAGGCCGTAGTGGTAAAGAAGGGAATATGTTGTTGAGTGAGGAACAACTTCAGAAGATAGGAGCTATGCTCTATCATATTGACCGTGGCGGAGATATTACCTATCACGGACCGGGGCAGTTGGTGTGTTATCCTATCCTGAACCTTGAAGAATTTTCTCTTGGACTGAAGGAGTATGTGCACTTGCTGGAAGAAGCAGTCATCCGTGTGTGCGCCTCTTATGGCATCACTGCCGGAAGATTGGAGAAAGCAACAGGTGTGTGGCTGGAAGGGGATACGCCACGTGCCCGTAAGATATGTGCCATTGGTGTGCGTAGCAGCCACTTCGTCACCATGCACGGGCTGGCACTGAATGTAAATACGGATTTACGCTATTTCAGTTATATCCATCCTTGTGGATTTATAGATAAGGGAGTCACTTCGCTTCAGCAGGAGCTGAAACGGGAGGTGCCGATGGAAGAGGTGAAACAACGCTTATGCCTTGATTTACAGGGCTTGATACAGAGATAA
- a CDS encoding helix-turn-helix domain-containing protein: MKHNFPQVDLPVEMLAWRDVTEDILNLYRQSCRLKACIFALCTEGTIKASINLMEYEIKKNDLIILMPGTIIQLNEQKEKVRLCFVGFSAHCVNGINLLQATMGSFSKIWDNPIVNVSDTVASYFVDYFALLTRISIAHPTSTAMAQSVLHSILLGINTLYARRPQNILAKSRKEEICHKFVQLVIENYMTERRAQFYADKLGISLQHLSTTVKQVTGRNVLDIISHVVIIDVKARLKSTDMTIQEIAYSLNFPSASFFGKYFKRHMGMSPLEYRNS, translated from the coding sequence ATGAAACATAACTTCCCACAAGTAGATTTGCCGGTCGAAATGCTGGCATGGAGAGATGTTACAGAAGATATTCTGAATCTCTATCGCCAGTCGTGTCGATTGAAGGCTTGCATTTTCGCATTATGCACCGAAGGAACTATCAAGGCATCCATCAATCTGATGGAATATGAAATCAAAAAAAATGATTTGATTATCCTAATGCCGGGCACCATCATACAACTCAATGAACAAAAAGAAAAAGTGCGGCTTTGTTTTGTGGGTTTCTCCGCTCACTGTGTCAACGGCATCAATCTGCTACAAGCTACTATGGGTTCATTCTCCAAAATATGGGACAATCCGATTGTCAATGTGAGCGATACCGTAGCCTCTTATTTTGTAGACTACTTCGCATTACTGACCCGGATATCCATCGCTCACCCCACCAGTACAGCAATGGCACAAAGCGTACTTCACAGCATTTTGCTGGGAATTAATACCCTCTATGCCCGTCGTCCACAAAACATTCTTGCCAAAAGCCGCAAGGAGGAGATTTGCCATAAATTCGTGCAACTGGTTATTGAAAACTATATGACGGAACGGCGTGCCCAATTCTACGCCGACAAACTGGGAATCTCCCTGCAGCACCTCAGCACCACCGTAAAACAAGTGACTGGAAGGAATGTGCTTGATATCATTTCACATGTAGTCATCATCGACGTCAAGGCACGGTTGAAATCTACAGATATGACTATCCAGGAGATAGCCTATTCACTGAACTTCCCCAGTGCCTCTTTCTTTGGAAAGTACTTCAAGAGGCACATGGGGATGAGTCCGTTGGAATATAGAAACTCTTAA
- a CDS encoding heavy metal translocating P-type ATPase codes for MANLKKQTFPVLNMHCAGCANNVEKTVRKLVGITDASVNFASNTLSVSYEMDKLTPGEIRAAVLAAGYDLIIEEDHVEERQEEEQQKRYRRLKGRVIGAWLFAIPLLLLSMVFMHVPYSNEIQMVLAIPVLVLFGTPFYTGAWKQARLGRSNMDTLVALSTSIAFLFSVFNTFFPDFWYSRGLEPHVYYEAAVVIIAFVLTGKLMEERAKGNTSTAIRKLMGLQPKIARVVRNGKEEDIPLEQLRIGDLVSVRPGEQIPVDGFLTEGDSYVDESMISGEPIPVEKKTGSHVLAGTINQKGSFIIRAEKVGSETVLARIIRMVQEAQGSKAPVQRIVDKVTGIFVPVVLGLSVLTFFIWMFFGGVDMLSHAMLSAVSVLVIACPCALGLATPTALMVGIGKAADHHILIKDAVALEQMRKVNVVVLDKTGTLTEGHPTVTGWLWAQPQEEHYKDVLLAAELKSEHPLAVAIVTALQEQEHIEPAALDSFESITGKGIKVSYQGTEYWAGSHKLLKDYHAALTDVLGEMLAQYESDSCSIIYFGRKNELLAIVAIKDQIKATSVEAVRELRTQGIDVYMLTGDGERTASSVAARLGNIQYISDAMPDDKEEFVRQLQLQGKTVAMVGDGINDSQALACADVSIAMGKGTDIAMDVAMVTLMTSDLLLLPKAFNLSRQTVRLIHQNLFWAFIYNLIGIPIAAGLLYPINGLLLNPMLASAAMAFSSVSVVLNSLRLRY; via the coding sequence ATGGCTAATTTAAAGAAACAGACGTTTCCCGTACTGAACATGCATTGTGCGGGATGCGCCAATAACGTAGAAAAGACTGTTCGCAAGTTGGTGGGCATTACGGATGCTTCGGTCAACTTCGCTTCCAATACACTGTCTGTCTCCTATGAGATGGATAAGCTGACACCCGGAGAAATTCGTGCTGCCGTACTGGCTGCGGGCTATGACCTCATTATTGAAGAAGATCATGTCGAAGAGCGCCAGGAGGAAGAACAACAGAAGCGTTACCGTCGCCTGAAAGGGCGGGTGATAGGAGCGTGGCTATTTGCTATTCCTCTGCTGTTGCTTTCCATGGTCTTTATGCATGTACCTTATTCCAACGAAATACAGATGGTATTGGCTATTCCAGTACTGGTGTTGTTCGGTACACCGTTCTATACCGGTGCCTGGAAACAGGCTCGTTTGGGACGCAGTAATATGGATACCTTGGTTGCACTGAGTACATCCATTGCTTTTTTGTTCAGTGTTTTTAATACCTTCTTCCCCGATTTCTGGTATAGCCGTGGCTTGGAGCCTCATGTTTATTATGAAGCTGCTGTGGTTATTATCGCTTTCGTACTGACTGGTAAGCTGATGGAAGAGCGTGCTAAAGGTAACACCTCTACCGCCATCCGCAAGCTGATGGGATTACAGCCCAAGATAGCCCGTGTGGTGCGCAACGGTAAGGAAGAGGATATTCCTTTGGAACAGCTGAGAATTGGCGACTTGGTCAGCGTACGTCCCGGTGAACAAATTCCCGTTGACGGCTTTTTAACTGAAGGAGATTCTTATGTCGATGAAAGTATGATCAGCGGTGAACCTATCCCGGTAGAAAAGAAGACCGGTTCGCACGTATTGGCTGGAACCATCAATCAGAAAGGTTCATTCATTATTCGCGCCGAGAAAGTGGGTAGTGAAACGGTGCTGGCACGTATCATCCGTATGGTGCAAGAAGCACAGGGCAGTAAAGCTCCCGTACAACGTATCGTGGATAAGGTGACAGGTATCTTTGTTCCTGTTGTATTGGGCTTGTCCGTACTGACATTCTTCATCTGGATGTTCTTCGGTGGTGTAGATATGCTTTCCCATGCCATGTTATCGGCGGTTTCCGTATTGGTGATTGCTTGTCCCTGTGCATTGGGGTTGGCCACGCCTACAGCTTTGATGGTGGGTATTGGTAAAGCTGCCGATCATCATATCCTGATAAAAGATGCTGTGGCGCTGGAACAGATGCGAAAGGTAAATGTGGTAGTGCTGGATAAGACCGGTACATTGACTGAAGGGCATCCCACTGTTACCGGATGGCTCTGGGCACAGCCGCAGGAGGAGCACTATAAAGATGTTCTTCTGGCTGCCGAACTTAAATCCGAACATCCGTTAGCAGTTGCTATTGTGACTGCCCTGCAAGAACAGGAGCATATCGAACCGGCAGCTTTGGACAGCTTTGAAAGTATTACCGGAAAAGGGATTAAAGTTTCTTATCAGGGTACTGAGTATTGGGCTGGTAGTCATAAACTATTGAAAGATTATCATGCCGCTCTTACTGATGTATTGGGAGAGATGCTGGCACAGTATGAATCGGATAGTTGCAGTATCATTTATTTCGGACGTAAGAATGAGCTGCTTGCCATTGTAGCTATCAAGGACCAGATAAAAGCTACATCCGTCGAGGCTGTCCGCGAACTTCGTACTCAGGGTATCGATGTATATATGCTGACGGGAGACGGAGAACGCACTGCGTCTTCTGTTGCCGCACGCTTGGGCAATATCCAATACATTTCTGATGCTATGCCGGATGATAAGGAAGAGTTTGTCCGTCAGCTCCAGCTTCAGGGAAAGACGGTGGCGATGGTAGGCGATGGAATCAATGACTCACAGGCTTTGGCTTGTGCTGATGTCAGCATTGCCATGGGTAAAGGAACTGATATTGCTATGGATGTAGCGATGGTAACCCTCATGACTTCGGACCTGTTACTATTGCCGAAAGCATTCAACCTCTCCCGACAAACTGTACGTTTGATTCATCAGAATCTGTTTTGGGCATTTATCTATAACCTGATAGGCATTCCTATTGCAGCAGGACTGCTTTATCCCATCAACGGGTTGTTGCTGAACCCTATGCTGGCAAGTGCCGCTATGGCGTTCTCCAGTGTATCGGTGGTATTGAATAGCCTTCGACTGAGATACTAA
- a CDS encoding heavy-metal-associated domain-containing protein → MKTRRMMAALVVALLSVTAVMAKDIRTAVFKVSQMHCENCERKVKNNIKFEKGVKEFSTDLKTKTVSITYDAEKTNVDKLKAGFKKFNYEVEFVKETKQEDKK, encoded by the coding sequence ATGAAAACAAGAAGAATGATGGCTGCTCTCGTAGTAGCTTTATTGAGTGTAACAGCAGTGATGGCAAAAGATATCCGTACCGCTGTTTTTAAAGTTTCACAGATGCATTGCGAAAACTGTGAACGGAAGGTGAAAAACAACATTAAATTTGAGAAAGGGGTAAAAGAATTCTCTACAGACTTGAAAACAAAAACTGTGTCTATTACCTACGATGCTGAAAAGACAAATGTAGACAAATTGAAAGCTGGTTTCAAGAAGTTCAACTACGAAGTTGAGTTCGTTAAGGAGACGAAGCAAGAGGATAAGAAGTAG